Genomic DNA from Molothrus aeneus isolate 106 chromosome Z, BPBGC_Maene_1.0, whole genome shotgun sequence:
TGCCTGAGAGGGCTCTAAGGAATAGATAATTCCTGTAGTTCCTGGTCCAACAGACTGATGCCTCCTTGATGATATCATTGGACAAGTGGCCTTCAGCCCAAAATAGTCTAAACAGAAGACATCtaattaattgtattttaagTGTGACATGCTATTGGATTAAAAGTATGTATGAACATTTTTGCAACTGGTGTAACTGGTAcactattttcttttatgtgATTAATGAAATATTACAGTATAAACATGAAAAAGACTCTGACTTCCAGCTAAAGGAGGTCAGACACTGGAATTTTACTTTTCCGAGTTACTATCAGAcactggaattttatttttcagagttaCTGAATATGTCTTGCTACTTCAGCTGACCAAACAGATGCTAATTTTTGGATTGAGACATTAAAGGAAGGTCTCAAATTAaaagtgggttttgtttgtgttggtttgtttttccagtcATGTCACACTGTTTGGTTACTGCTTTAcatattttgtgttttggtaGTGTGTTTTAAAACAGAACAATTTCTCAAAGAATAGGAAATAAACGCTGAAGTTTGTAGTTGAAGTTACTGCTATGCCTATGCTGTAATTTGAGATGCAGTTAGGTAATAAGAGCTTCATAAACAAACTGTTCCTGTGAGCCCCAGCTCTGGTGATCTGTGTTGTGAAGAGTCTCTCTTTAGTTGCACTTAAAAGTTGAAACTAGAAATATCAGCCAGATGTctctaaaggagaaaaatctaGTCATTAAATGCTTTGATGATGAGAAACAAGTGATTCTCATAACATTAAATCACTACGAAGAACAGAAAGTATAAACAATATTATCATCCCATATGTTGGTTATGGCTACTTTTTTAATaatatggggttttttatcaTGTTTTCCCACAGTCCTGCCAGATGAGAGAGAATTTCAACATGCTGCTAAAATGAACAATTTGGATACCAtggaaaagctgtttaaaaagaaTGTTAACATAAATGCTGTAGATACTGTGAGTATAAGGTGCCTGACAGATGACTGCTGTGAAGGGTGCCTCCTTGGGCCTGCGTGGGGGAATGCCAGCATGCCCCCTCAGCTGCAGGAGTGAGGCTGCAGAAGGGCCCTCTAGGACCTGATGAAGAAATCATTTCATGCAGCCATTATGGACACTGGGAGTTGTACAGCTGAACTCTCAGGTTTCAGTGTCAGTGTATCACATTGGGAACAAAGGACTTCTCAATTCTGCCCCTACTCTAGTGTTTCCTCAGAGCTCTTTGGTGACTAATTTCTCAAGTTCTTCATCTTTCTAAGTGGGAAGACTTTACCTCACAGTCACTTTAAGAATGGATTCATGCTGCTAGCATTACAAATTTCTAGAAAGAAGTATTGGTTTGCATGGAACTGTGGGAGCATTCTACAATGTCCTCTGGTTCCAGCCTGAGCTCAGAGTCCAGATTTACCTTAGATAtacaaaaatgcatttcctaTGCTGACTTCAAGACCAGGCCTAAAATCTGAGATGTATACTTCACAATAGCTAAATACAGCACTGTGTTTCACATGAGAGGTAGTTCAACATCAACCAAGCAGTCATAATATTAATCTGGGAGTTTTGTGTAACAGTGTCCTCTCAATGGCTACATATAAATCATCTACCCctgagtatttatttatttattgttatttattttgggtTCTGAAAAATTTTGCCTCCCATGCCCACATGTATTTTCACTCACTGGGGAATATAGAAGGTATTATAGTGCATTCCTTAATTTGTTTATGAAACTGACAAGGAGACAAACATTTCCTCTGTGCACACTTCTCTTGAATACTGAGTATCAATTGCATTACACTCTAAAAGGTCACTTTAAAATagttctttcttcttccttgcttTCCAGAATTCAGGAAGTTAAACTAAATGCATTTTCAGTTCAGTAGTTTGAAACTTTTCTCTGTCATCCTTAAATTAGATCTATAATATGAGAGAGTTACTGGCATAGCTGCAGAGGTGTTGTGCCTTGATTGATTATCCTAGTAGGGAGGTAGCTTATGCTGGCAAAGCCATTTGTTTTGTTAATGTTGATGATTCCTGCGCCTGTGCTCTCAAGCCAAATAAGAAAGGCTATCAGATGATGAGCTTTTTGATAGTACTCTTTCTATAGTATAAGAAGCTTTTTTCTGTCATAAATATACGTCCTAAATCCCacctttttattccttttggtgCATATGATTGTAAGTTTAAATTTATACAAGTCAGGTGAACTTCAGAGAAGCtaagaaaacaaatccaaactgacttttaaaattaattgattAAATCTCTTAGACATCTTTGTATGGAAACTATTAGTCACTAATGTTAAACCCAGTTATGCCCACTTTAACTGAAAGCAAAACTCTCCAATAAAATTTGATTCAATttaagaaatttcttttaaatatatacCACAAATTACTTTATGGAAGTCTTCTTGAGAAGCACTGAGCCCATTCACCTCTATAAAATTACTCACTGTATGCACGGTGGTAGCTTTCATTTACGTAGATGATGACTCAGTATGGGAAGGTGACTAACACTGAGTGAGGGAGAAATCTTGGCTTGCATTGCACAGGTTTGGTCAAAAGCAAGGAGGATACCAAAAGCAAGTCTAACTGCGTACATATAGACCTCAGCTATTTAAACTACACCgtgcaataaaataataaataaggaTGCTTCTTGTACTGCATGCACCCCCCCTATGCAGTGTTTGAGTACTTAATCCCATTCTGACATTTCAATGAAAGGACATTACTATGTAGACTAACAAAATCATTCTGTTTTTACAAGAATTCTCTAAGATCAATATCTAAATTCTATCCAAAGAAATAGAAGGAGAAATATGAAATAGTATATATTAACAGGTACATTTGGTAATGATCAGAGAATTCCAAAATCCTGACCACCTGCAAAGGGGAAGAACTGTATTGCAGACCTGACAAACAAAGCTTTCCGTATTCCAGCTGAAGCGTACAGCGTTCCATTTTGCTGTTGCGGGAGGCCATGTGTCCGTGGTGGACTTTCTTCTTCATCACAAAGCTAGACTTGATATGGCAGATCAGGTAAGCTGGCTTACTTGTTTTGATTCACATGTATAGGAATTCCTTTGAGTAAAAGCAGATAATTTTCTTGTGCTCCCAAATGTGCAAAAATTAAGAGCTTGCAGTAAAAACTCCGGTTTGTCTTAGAACTGCACCTATTTGTgtgaaaaaggcatttttagaagaaaaacacattgCCCAAAGTACTGGATAACTTGAATACCTGAGTGAGCACAAGGCACCTCCCTTGGCCAGGTCACAGTGTTTACCTGATACAGCCAAGGACATTATTTGCCTTGTGTGCTGCAAGAGcacactgctgactcatgttcaacttAGTGTGCACCAGGACGCCCAGGTCTTCCTCTGCCAAACTGCTTTCCAGGCAGTTGtccccagccagcactgctgcctgggattgctcctgctcctcctcctcaggggCAGGACTTTGCATTTCTCCCTGTTGAATTATGTTATGTTCTTGCCAGGCaatttctccagcctgtcaaGGTTTCCCTGGATGGCAGCACACCAATACAGTCTATCAGCCATTCGTCCCAGTTTAATATCAAGTTGACTGCGGGTGCATTCTGCCCATCATTCAGGTCATTAACGCAGATGTTGAATAGCATTCCCAGGATGGATGCCTAGTGCATTATTTGTGACTGGCCTCCAGCGGTTCATAACTTGGAAGGTTTTTCAGGGCAGACTTTTAGGCCACAGCCACAAATTTTGCTGAAGCCTAGATTTATCTTATTGCCTGCATACCAGATACATATTCATATTGCCCTCCACTGTTTTCCACTGCATTTTCTGCGAATATGGGAAAGACTGGTAAAGTGGAGTAAATCCCATGCAGAGCCTCTAGAATGATTAGAAGTGCAGAACAGGGTATATGAGGGGGTGTCCtaacatccaacctaaacctccccatACACCTCCCCTCCATGCCAGTTTCTCTGGTCCTGCCAGGTCAGTGcctgcctctcctcttcccctcatgaggaggttgtaactgcaatgagggCTCCCCTCTGTCTACTCCAGGCTGAAAAGACCAAATGACCTCATATGGTTTCTCCTCAAGGTCATTCATCATCTTTGTGttcctcctttggacactctttAATAGCTTTATGTGCTtgtattgtggcacccaaaactgcccccagtaCCTGAGATGaggccacagcagctcagagtTGAGCTaatccttttgtttttaagatGTTCAAAACAGGGTTAGTTTTTTCCTATAAGAGAAAAAGTTTTTAGAGAATTTGAGAGGTGAGAACATTAGAAAGAGGTCTAAATGGAAAATTATAGTGACTCATGGAAGTATATTCATTGCATATTGTCACTTGAAAtgtcatccactgcactcagGACTATCTATCTACATCgtttctggagagaaaaaataatttccaggtAGGACTTCATCCCTCTGTCATAAAATGGGATCAGTCCTTCTCTAGAGATGCCAGACCTTCTGTGAAGAAGTCAAACATTTATCTAGGTCTTGCTTTATTGCATCTAGCTTAGTTTAAGTGAGATGAATCCCACTCACACTGTCAGGTGTTCATATTGCTTTTCTAAAAGCCTACAGACTGGAACCCACTAATACACTGAATCAATCAAAAAGATTTAAAGAAACTTGGCTTGAGGTATTCTGGTGGTAATTTTTGCCTTTGTCATTTTATTTGAAGTACGGCCTGACAGTGATTCATCTTGCAGCCTGGACTGGAAATCTGGATATCATGCGAAAATTAGTTAAAGCAGGTGCTGATCAAAAGGCTAAGAATGAGGTTTGTTGACGAAAAATTTTTACCAACCCTAAATATGTTTATGTTGGGAAAAACTCAAACATACTTACAGACTGACTTACCATTTTTCAGGAAGGAATGAACGTACTGCATTTTGCAGCTCAGAGCAACAACATTAAAATAGTTGATTATTTCCTCCAAGATCTTCACCTGAATGACTTGAACAAACCTGATGGGGTACAGtgtgtttctgtttatttctttaatgtTATGAGGCTTTTATTTTGGGGGAAACAATCTTGATTTGGggaatttaaatgaattttagtTTATTGATAGCTGCCTATACTTTTAATTACTGATTTGGATACTGAGAAACAGGTAAAAGAAACAGCCAGACAAGCCCTTAGGGGCAAcatccttcctccctctttGCCTGTTCCAGTTGGACTGCAGACACCCTCTGCTGtcctttcttctgctgcatGTGATGCTCAGTTGTGGTAAGGCAATGGGAGTCAGAGAAGGTTGGGTCCAGTCCCCAGTCGAttcctttttttattgcttttgccTCTCACtattttcctctgctccagAAAGCGTCTTGAATGGGCTGCAGTCACCTGTGGGTGTACCTTCCCCTGTTCCTCCTCCCTTGCATCTTCTGTGTTTGTTGCTGTATCTCCCCTTGTGCATCCttcccacagcagtgcccagccactCTTACATACATTTTCACAGAGGCATCATTTGGTTCAATATGGTGGGTTAAGTGTTGGCACTTCGTGGGGCAGCTGAGTCCACTGTGGAGCCAGTGGAAATGTCTGACAGGCAGCCTCTGACATTTCCCACACAGCTCATCTTCACAGACCCCTGGCCCTACCAAAACATGCCAGTTGTGGCCAACATGGCCATGTTTCATCAATGTAGAACACAGAACTCTGTGCAGCCATCCTAGAGAGAGGCACTGACTCTCAACAGTGCCTTGTCCTCATCAGGTgttctgtgtttttaatttcCACAGTCATGTGAATCTTGTTTTGAAGTGCTATATAGACAAGTCAGATATTTTAGCTTTACATGAGGAAAATTTATTCCTCTGAGATCTGACACCTAAAGAACaaatctccctttttttttttcttctgagtttCTTGAATTTTATTGACCTAAGGGTGCaaaattctgaattatttttacaaattacAAGTATGGCAAAACAGAGTTAATTTAACAAAACATTCCTTTGAAGGTTTAGGCCCTGGGAGTGGAAAGGTGAGGAAGGACCTTCTCAACCACCTGTTGAGGTTGCATCATAATTCTCTACTAGGtgcatacattttttttccctagacaTTTCTATAGGCACTACTAGGCATGATGTGAAGCCATTTTACCTAGCTGGTTATATGCCTTACTGTTTTGAACAGTGGTATGGTTTTGTGTCAAGACAACTTTCTGCAGTTGAGTTTGTAAATGGTTTGAAAAGTTTTTGTTAGTTTCAACACTACCAAAATCCCCTACAATGTACAGTGCTAAATTCAGGCCTCCTGGATGAAACTTCTGAGATATGTCAGTTTTGGTCTCTGTTTCCAGAATTTGAATCAAACTCACCCatggaaataaattttgcaatttctttgctACCTGTTTCTGAGCATCCTCAGACTTTTAATGACACAATTAtttcaattaatattttcatactGAGAAAAAATAGGATTAAATTTTTTgagttttacatttttttaccatttctaaACAGCTTCAGGATATGAAAGATGTATGATCTGTTTGTAGACACTAAGTGTAATTTTAATTACTGCTCTTCTGTGTGTCTTCTACTATTGTGTTAATCTCCTTAGTCATATGatatataaatttttatgtaggatacacatatacatatgcATGCCATATATCTAGTAACTAGTATTTCTACTAGTAATTAGTATTTCTACTTTCTCTAACACTATGTTTCTTTCCATGATTGTTTTCTAGAAAGGTAAAAAGCCATTTCTTCTGGCCTCTGAAAAAGGCCATGTTGACATGATAAAAAATTTGATTGCTCTGAAGCTATTTACGTCTGAAAAAGATGAGgtaaatgtttcttttccacAGAAGTACAACTACAAATGTGCTTaggaaaaattattctgtttcaCTGTGATTATTATACAATCAAATATCTGAGTGTGCTGCACAAAAGCGATATAAGGGACCAACAAACATATGATGATTTTTAGTGATAAAGGGAAGGCAGTGGGATGATTGCCAGGAGACTTTTTCCATCCACATTCATAATTTATGCAAAGCAAGACTAGCATATGCTGTCTGCTGAGAGAAGTGGGGAAGCCTGGTGATAAAGGTGTCACCCTCTTCTGGGAGATCATATTTCCCAGTATTTcactctgtctgtctgtgcgTGACTGTGTGATCAATTTTTCAAAGGTGTTTAAAAGCTTCAGGATGAAAATAAACACCtataaattcttttttcagCAGTACCTGAACACTTCAATCTGATTGAGTTTGCTTTGACACTGTATTTTAATGTATCTTCGTAATTTTCAAAATCTGctcttaaatttattttttcttgctttacCATTTCTAGAATGAGCAAGTTAGTATTTCTCTGCATCTGAGGCATTGTAAGACAAATACAGTAAAAACTGTGAATATGTGAGATACTGCATTTACAGAACCACATAAGTAAGCACTCAGGAAGTGATgttggattttttggttttctggtAATAGTTTAAAAGCTGTAGTgccacccagagctctgccgTGCTAAGCAGTTTATCAACAGAGGTTGACAGATGGTGTTGTCCCAGATATCTAGCAGGTTAAAGGTGTTGACAGCACCAGGAGGTAAATGCTGTGGTCCTGCAAATTAGGTAAGAAGCCAGGACAGAAACTCATCTCCTGGATCATCAAACCAAATCATACTCTAACCATCAATGGTAAAAAGGATTCCCACATCTTCCCACTCAATGCTGTGAATGAAAAACTGTTCTGGACTCTCATTTTTCTGAGAGTTAGGattcttctaaattttttagccatttttaaactattttgtatgcttgcattttcttttagttcaaaagctgctgctctgcctgaagTTGTTagttgcttttttttgcttgcttggtggtatggtgttttggttttgtttctgttttctctttcttaattTCCTGGAAAGAAATTGCACTGTCGGTGACAGAGATCAAAGATTGTGATGTTGACATCAAAGCCATGACAAATTTCTATGCTCTGACCTAGGCTTTTTTACTCCTTAAATCAATGGTCTTGGGGGCTCAGTGTAGTACCCACTCTTGTGGGAACCAGTACCTGAAGTTTTCTTCTGGTTCATGTGTTAGGTGTTAGAATTTCAGATCTTTTTGCTGGTATACACTGAAGTTTTCAGACAACCAATTAGATCAGACTAGATCAAGATTAGACTGAATCTTGGCACATGCTGTGTACAGTTGCTTCCCTTTCCTTGTATGTAAGAAAGACTTGCATGTAAAAGACCAAAGGCATTTTGTTGGTTTTAGTTAATGTCATTactctgaattttaaaagatattGTTTGATGTTTTAATTTCAAGGAGGGAAACACAGCATTGCATTTAGCAGCCAAAAATGGTCACAGTGAAGTTGTAGAAATTCTGCTTGAACAATGGGAGGAAATAAATGACCTCAATCAGGTAAGTACATCTAAActattgaaagaaataaagttaGGGATTTGaaaaattttctaaaaattcaaatttgaaAGGAAGAGATGTGGCACTGAGGAGACTTCATTAGTCTTGCTGGTTTCCTAGTAACTTTGCATCCTGTTTCCTTGTTCTTTGTCCAATAAATTAATCTCCCTAAATTATCCCTCCTTCAGTGTCTTCCTCTGTCCTCTATCCCTTACAGACGTCCTCCCCTGCATTTGGCAAGCTGTTGCATAACTCCTGGCAGAGGAGAACAGAGGAAGGCCTTGACCCCCTTGCTTTCTGTCATCCAGCAATTTTAGCCATGTGATCCCATTCCTTTTAACATCTCACTTTTAAGCACTTCTGGTGCTTTTCAGCATTATTCATTGAGCCAGTTGGACTTGCATACCAAGCACATTCCATCACAGGCACCTCAGCAGAGGTAATTTGCATCTTGTCCATCAGTTGCACAAAACTGGCTGCAGACACTTTCCTGATTTAGTGTTGGTGAGCTCAGCCAGCATATTCATCAATTGTGAATTAGCTGGGAAGGTTACATCCCTGAGTTAATGCACTCTTCAGGTTCATTTCAAGGCTTAAACAAGGAGTGGAGGAAGGAAATGCACACTAACTGCTCCTCTCAGCGTTCTTGCTTTGTAAAGGGTTCCtgtctcttctcttttttctatggggcagctggaacaaccTGGGCAAGGTAATTTCCTTTGTTGAGGGCTGGAATGCCCACTGTGGGAACCTGCCTTGTGGCTGATCATTTGTTCTGCTGGGCCAGGGGGAAAAATGAGTAACTCCTACCCAAGGCCCTCCTCTTAGTTTATCAGTGGCAGACTGATGAGTTGAGAAGTTCCCTCTTATCCAACTTGGCTGCTCTTTTCAGCTGTGCCTGTTGTGAGGCTCATGAGCCTCTTTGAAATGTGCAGCCCTCCTGTTTCCAAGGCTTGTTTAGGAATGTTGCTTCTGCACACAGAGCTTGTGCTGCTTGTGCCCCTGTCTTGGCATGGCTAATGGTGTGACCTTCCCATCCAGCAGAAGATGCTGTGATCCGCGTATGAACGATCTCTCTTCCCATAGCATGAGCAAAGTACTAAAATGTATTGTTTACCAGAATAATATCAAGAttttaagcaaagaaaaattaggATTTATTGATTCTTTCGTGATTGTTGAAACACCAGAGTAACTTTCATTAAACCTTTTTGTATTTTAGATGTTAAGCGGGAGTTAGATAATTGTGTAGTTGATGTATCCCTTTTTATAGACTTGTGTGGAGACATGGAGACTCCTTCATTGGGAAAagatttgaaataaatatgaaacagGATTATTTCTGCTTAAAGTTCTCCTTATAGCTAGCACTTGGGGTTGTGAATTTGTCAGAAATCCATGGCATTGCACTGACAGAAATTGGAATTACTGTACGTACTAGTAGTGGTGTTTCCTGGTGTTGAATGGCAACAATGGCTGCCCACCAAAAAGAGCATGATTAAtatttttagaataattttctgtattgtAAACTTTATTATACATCTGTCCAGATAAACATCATCTGTCACTTAACTGCTGGTGAGTAGCCATGTCATTCAAGAGTTGGACGGGCCTGTGGAGCCTACTGGAGGTGTTTTGGGTCTCAGTGTTGTAGTCACGTCTTAAATTGGAACAGATACTTTGTCTCTTTTGGTCTAGAATGGAGAAACTCCATTTTACTTGGCTGTTGAGGGAGGTCATGAAAAATGTGCTGAACTCTTACTGGAGGCCGGGAGTGACATCAATGTTTCAACTCAGGTATGTACACAGCATCACTCCTAGTGGGGCATACTAGACTGTGAAAAGGACCTTAATAGGAAAGGATAtttgctctgggtttttttttttttatgaaaccAGTTAAAAATAGAATGGGGAATGTAGAGAGGGCTAGCAGAATAAAACCAGTGTGGAAGTAAAATAACATTAGCTTTATTTGATGGAATACTGTGGTGGAGCTTTTCATTTCCTGTATGCCCACTAGTACAACATGTGACTAGAAAATGTGACCAACAAGGATAACTGAAAATCCTCCTTTTTGGCAGTGCATGTGACTGATCTGATGACAAACTTGTTCTCTACATGTGATTCCTGAACTGCAGTCCAGCTCATATCTGCTGAATGGCTTGGCTAGCCTGCTGCAAGAAGTTTATGATTCCAGCAGAATGAGAACTTATTTGTTTTAGCAGAACtattttgtaaaaattaatttttaaaatttattttatattaatttatttttctattgatTTATTAACTGTCCTATGGATTTACTGGTTAATGTGACCATACTTGCTTGGTAAGGGTCTAACAGACTAACTAACAGAATAGGAGACATGTTGGCATTGTTGTTGTCCATGGCACAATATAGATGATGATGCTGATCTGTCTCTTTTTTAAGAGAAGTTGAATGGGGCCATGGGATACATGTGTTCTTTAGTATGTTTGTTGTGATACAGTAAAATTGGGAATTTCCTTCACTATTGACAAAAGATCATGCCAGCTGCTGATGTGCTTCATTTTGTATCATTTTGTCAAAGGGCTTTATTGGTGGAGGGGATACTAAGACAAATTTAAATGCAAGATTTCCCGATATTTATATCTCTCTTTAATCCTGTGTTtttcagcaataaaaatgtGAGTTTTTCTATCAAATTCCTTTCAGAACAATAGCAGTGCTTTGCAGGTTGCAATTCAGAATGGACATCTATCCTTGGTTACTTTTCTTATTGATAAGAACATTGACCTGGTTCCTAAACCTGAGGTGAGTGTTTATCAGTATAactcttctgctgctcctcagtcTGTCCTGTCTTTCCGTGGGAATTGAGACAGCTGAATGAGATTGAGTAGTTCCTtgaattttttcccaaacacACTATTATTTGGTTTCTAGATGTTGGTtagccacacacacagagcaataGAGGCAAGATCCAGTTGCCAGCCCAGTGAGTGCCTGAGCAGGCTGGAGCAGTGCGGAGTAGACATGGCCAGGCTGCACCAAGGGCCAGGCATTCGGAGAAGGAGAGCCAAGTGCCCTGCCTGAACTTAGCAGTAGTAATGCCATGGGCAAAGAGTCAACAtgattttgaataaaaatatgtcacagacatcttttcatgaaaatcctttcctcaggattttttcttcctgagaagctgagaggcctcaagaacaaaatgtaaacaatggttatctgctgctgtgggatgcaacaggtagaTCTTTGATTAGCCCATCttagatgtttataattaatggcaaatcacagcccagctagctcagctctctgtctgagccacaaacctttgttattaattcttttctattcttagcctagccttctgatgagaactttttcttctattcttttagcatagttttaatgtaatatatatcataaaataataaatcaagccttctgaaatatggaatcaacattctcatctcttccctcattcaAAAACcgctgtgaacaccgtcacaaaGATAactaaaatgtaaataaacacTTCAGGGCTTTCACCCTCTGCAGGTAAATGCACCCTCAGTGCCTTCAAAATCTGCATGCTAACATTCTTtgtgatttaaaaagaaagaggtATTTATATTATCTAAATCCTCTCTCAGTTTAGATATTACAGATATTTGAGATTGTCTATGagtaggaaattattttccactTCTACTGTACAGGATGAAAATAGAATCTGGGCTTCATGACTTATGCCATGATCACTGGCCTCTTGCAGAAAGCTATCAAGGAATAACAATTTATGTTGTGCTTGAAATGATTTAAAGGTCAGGCAGTTGTTGTGCTGTTTGTTCTCCTTAGCTTTCTGCAGCAGAAGCAACTCAAAAAATTTTTGAGTTCCAAAAAACTtccaaaaaaattacaaatttcaaaaaaatttccaaatttccaaaaaattacattttgcaAATGTTTCCATCATAATGTTGCATAAgaacttgctttatttttctgtagctcAGAAGAAATGGCTGTGTGTTATAAAAACACTGACCTGGTACCTGGCACCATGAATGGTACTGGTATGGAATTATTCTTTAGTTGTATTTTGCAAGAAACTGATCCATCACAGGTTCAATATACAAAGTGATCTTACCAACCTAGTGTGGATTTTGACTGGTCTTGAATCTGTGCCTTGGTTATTTTCTTACATAATCACTCAAATAAAACCTCTGccttattaattttaatttgtcaTGTTTTATAAATAGGACAGTAAGTGACTTGAGTATGAAGATCATTTCTAGCAGCAACACATGACAAGGGTTTGTTCCTGGAAAGTAGATTTCGACATCAGTTTACCAAAACCAGAATGAGTCTGTCTCCAGGCCATTCAACAAAGAGCAAATCTACTTCTCTGAGGAAGCAGGAACATTACCCTGATCTCTCTGCTGTCAGGATAGCAGCACATGCCAGGCAGGAACACTTAGGAGGAGTGCCTTGCTGCATTCCTAGGGGGTGGCACACTGATGCACACCCCATGCACTCAGCATTTCCAGTCTTCTCAGCTGTATTTGAATACCCACTTCCAGGTGGGAGCAGGCTACCACCTCTGGTATAACTCCATACATCCAGGtgtgttttctgcagtgttCAGCCTCTGCTAGAACATGTCACCTTTGCAAGTGGTGGGCTTCAATTAGAATCTCTTTCTTGTTTGCCTGAGCTTGTAATAATATTCCCAAATATaacaatttattattttccctcCACAGCAGAAGAATTCCCCTCTCCATTTAGCAGTCCTCAGTAATAATCTACTGGTAGTAAAAAGCCTTTTGGATGCCAATTACGACATAAACTCCTT
This window encodes:
- the ANKDD1B gene encoding ankyrin repeat and death domain-containing protein 1B — encoded protein: MNNLDTMEKLFKKNVNINAVDTLKRTAFHFAVAGGHVSVVDFLLHHKARLDMADQYGLTVIHLAAWTGNLDIMRKLVKAGADQKAKNEEGMNVLHFAAQSNNIKIVDYFLQDLHLNDLNKPDGKGKKPFLLASEKGHVDMIKNLIALKLFTSEKDEEGNTALHLAAKNGHSEVVEILLEQWEEINDLNQNGETPFYLAVEGGHEKCAELLLEAGSDINVSTQNNSSALQVAIQNGHLSLVTFLIDKNIDLVPKPEQKNSPLHLAVLSNNLLVVKSLLDANYDINSLNHRQETPLHLAADLGNVELVEVLLKSGCNLKTMDKHGKTALATASRSHHALIVDMIIKAERYFAMKQTHLAHSGNGSDISVTFKQDHSTQTKQIRSSLWNLAYNQLKPREWKKLAVFWKFTDEQIKAIEEQWTGKKSYKEHGNRVLLIWLHGTLLAQQNPVKHLYEDLVEAGLQPLAEKIRASINIGMDSRKCLIS